In bacterium, a genomic segment contains:
- a CDS encoding cupin domain-containing protein has protein sequence MRFLITGENSNGSVAAFELIVPGAQRLAAPAHSHDRYEETVYGIDGVLTWTVDGRPIDVGPGQALCIPRGAIHRFDNNGSEDVRALCVITPAVLGPQYFRESAEVINATAGGPSDRAKMAEIMRRHGLTLAPQPRA, from the coding sequence GTGCGCTTCTTGATTACCGGAGAGAACTCGAATGGCAGCGTCGCCGCATTTGAGCTCATCGTCCCGGGCGCGCAGCGCCTAGCGGCGCCGGCGCATAGCCACGACCGTTACGAGGAGACGGTCTACGGCATCGACGGGGTGTTGACCTGGACCGTCGACGGAAGACCCATCGACGTCGGGCCGGGGCAGGCACTGTGCATTCCGCGCGGCGCTATTCACCGGTTCGACAACAACGGCAGCGAGGACGTGAGGGCCCTCTGCGTGATCACGCCAGCCGTCCTCGGTCCGCAGTATTTCCGCGAGTCTGCCGAGGTGATTAACGCGACGGCCGGTGGTCCGTCGGATCGGGCAAAGATGGCGGAAATCATGCGCCGCCACGGACTCACGCTGGCGCCGCAACCGCGCGCGTAA